The following proteins are encoded in a genomic region of Bernardetia sp. MNP-M8:
- the rpoB gene encoding DNA-directed RNA polymerase subunit beta — protein sequence MATLKHGRINFRKTTSILEYPHFLDVQVKSFQDFFQLGTPPEKRTADGLYKVFMENFPISDSRDNFVLEFVDYIIDPPKYSVQECVDRGLTYAVPLKAKLRLLCNDEDNEDFETIEQEVFLGNVPVMTERGSFVINGAERVIVSQLHRSPGVFFAQSKHTNGTKLYSARIIPFKGSWIEFATDVNNIMYAYIDRKKKFPVTTLLRAIGYGTDREILELFGLSEEVKATKANIQKVVGRKLAARVLRTWTEDFVDEDTGEVVSITRNEVLLERDSEIEEEHIQTIIDSNTEAIILHREDININDFAIVYNTLQKDNSNSEKEAVEQIYRQLRNTEAPDEQTARDVIQSLFFSEKRYDLGEVGRYRINRKLGLDLEMSVRVLTKEDIIRIIRHLITLINSRAVVDDIDHLSNRRVRTVGEQLYSQFGVGLARMARTIKERMNVRDNEDFKPVDLINARTLSSVINSFFGTNQLSQFMDQTNPLAEITHKRRMSALGPGGLSRERAGFEVRDVHYTHYGRLCTIETPEGPNIGLISSLCVHATVNGMGFIETPYRIVKNQKATNEVKFLTAEEEDEQIIAQANATLDSKNKFTSDLVKCRLEGDFPLESPENITYMDVAPNQIVSVAASLIPFLEHDDANRALMGSNMQRQAVPLLRPQAPIVGTGLERRVAMDSRALVVAEDDGVIDYVDAKKIVVKYNWTKEQKLVNFDNEFTTYTLTKFRRTNQDTCINLRPIVLKGEKVKKGDVLCEGYATEKGELALGRNLMVAFMPWQGYNFEDAIVISEKVVRDDIYTSIHIDQFELEVRDTKRGEEELTSEIPNVSEDAVKDLDENGIIRIGAKVKEQDILVGKITPKGETDPTPEEKLLRAIFGDKAGDVKDASMRASASLQGVVINTQLFSRPKKDKDMRAKVRKQVDVLKKEYSRDLVGMRSQMISKMADLLENKTSQGIVHKYGDVVLAKDSGFNPQNIEQAFFPSKNAYRDESNYNVPEEVNFIADVILKDFTEDEETNELLAELVKNYNQKRNEITAEFKRQRFALEVGDELPAGIVKLAKVYVAKKRKLKVGDKMAGRHGNKGVVARIVREEDMPFLANGVPVDIVLNPLGVPSRMNLGQIYETILGHAGLKMGKKYATPIFDGATEEEVAAEIKEAGLPEWCKMEVFDGRTGEKFEQTVTVGIMYMLKLGHLVDDKMHARSIGPYSLITQQPLGGKAQFGGQRFGEMEVWALEAFGASHILREILTIKSDDVLGRAKAYECIVKGDNMPEPNIPESFNVLIHELRGLALEITLD from the coding sequence TTGGCTACATTAAAACACGGCAGAATAAACTTTCGCAAAACGACCTCCATTTTAGAATACCCACACTTCCTAGATGTACAGGTAAAGTCGTTTCAAGATTTCTTCCAACTAGGTACTCCTCCTGAAAAAAGAACAGCAGACGGACTCTATAAAGTATTTATGGAGAACTTCCCAATTTCTGATTCAAGAGATAACTTTGTTTTGGAATTTGTCGACTATATCATAGACCCACCAAAATATTCTGTACAAGAATGTGTTGATAGAGGTCTTACTTATGCAGTGCCTTTAAAAGCAAAGCTACGTTTACTTTGTAACGACGAAGACAACGAAGATTTCGAAACAATCGAACAAGAAGTATTTTTAGGAAATGTGCCTGTAATGACTGAGCGTGGCTCTTTTGTTATTAATGGTGCAGAACGTGTTATCGTTTCTCAGCTTCACCGTTCACCAGGCGTTTTCTTTGCTCAAAGTAAACATACTAATGGTACAAAATTATATTCAGCACGTATTATTCCATTCAAAGGTTCTTGGATTGAATTTGCGACAGATGTAAACAATATCATGTATGCTTACATTGACCGTAAGAAAAAGTTTCCTGTTACTACTCTTTTACGTGCTATCGGATATGGGACAGATAGAGAAATTTTGGAACTTTTCGGTCTTTCTGAAGAAGTAAAAGCTACTAAAGCAAATATTCAGAAAGTGGTAGGTAGAAAATTAGCTGCTCGTGTTCTTCGTACTTGGACAGAAGACTTTGTAGATGAAGATACAGGAGAAGTTGTAAGTATTACTCGTAACGAGGTACTTTTGGAGCGTGATTCTGAAATTGAAGAGGAGCATATCCAAACTATCATCGATTCAAATACAGAAGCAATTATTCTTCATAGAGAAGATATTAATATTAATGATTTTGCAATTGTCTATAATACATTACAAAAAGATAATTCAAACTCAGAAAAAGAAGCAGTTGAGCAAATTTACCGTCAGCTTCGTAACACAGAAGCACCAGACGAACAAACAGCTCGTGATGTAATTCAAAGTCTTTTCTTTAGTGAAAAGCGTTATGACTTAGGAGAAGTTGGTCGTTATAGAATCAATAGAAAACTAGGTCTAGATTTAGAAATGAGTGTTCGTGTCTTGACAAAAGAAGACATCATCCGTATCATTAGACACCTTATTACTCTTATTAACTCAAGAGCAGTTGTGGATGATATTGACCACCTTTCAAATCGTCGTGTACGTACTGTAGGAGAGCAACTTTATAGCCAGTTTGGTGTTGGTTTGGCTCGTATGGCTCGTACTATCAAAGAACGTATGAACGTTCGTGATAATGAAGACTTTAAGCCAGTTGATTTGATTAATGCCCGTACTTTATCGTCGGTTATTAATTCATTCTTTGGAACAAATCAGCTTTCACAGTTTATGGATCAAACCAATCCATTAGCAGAGATTACGCACAAACGTAGAATGTCTGCCTTAGGACCTGGTGGTCTTTCTCGTGAACGTGCAGGTTTTGAGGTTCGTGACGTTCACTATACGCACTATGGTCGTTTGTGTACTATCGAAACTCCAGAGGGTCCAAATATTGGTCTTATCTCTTCACTTTGTGTTCACGCAACTGTAAACGGTATGGGCTTTATCGAAACTCCTTATCGTATTGTTAAGAATCAGAAAGCAACTAACGAAGTTAAATTCTTAACAGCAGAAGAAGAAGATGAGCAAATTATTGCACAGGCAAATGCAACATTAGATAGTAAAAACAAATTTACATCTGACCTTGTAAAATGTCGTTTAGAGGGAGATTTTCCTTTGGAATCTCCAGAAAATATAACATACATGGATGTTGCACCAAATCAAATCGTTTCGGTTGCAGCCTCTCTTATTCCATTCTTAGAACATGATGATGCCAACCGTGCCTTGATGGGTTCGAATATGCAGCGTCAAGCCGTTCCTCTTTTGCGTCCGCAAGCACCAATTGTAGGTACAGGTCTTGAAAGACGTGTTGCAATGGACTCTAGAGCATTAGTTGTAGCAGAAGATGATGGAGTAATTGACTATGTAGATGCTAAGAAAATTGTAGTAAAATATAATTGGACAAAAGAACAAAAATTAGTAAACTTTGATAACGAGTTTACAACTTATACCCTTACTAAATTCCGTAGAACTAACCAAGATACTTGTATCAACTTACGTCCTATTGTATTGAAAGGCGAAAAAGTAAAAAAAGGAGATGTTCTTTGTGAAGGATATGCAACTGAAAAAGGAGAACTTGCACTTGGTCGTAACCTTATGGTTGCTTTCATGCCTTGGCAGGGTTATAACTTTGAGGATGCAATTGTTATTTCTGAAAAAGTAGTAAGAGATGATATTTATACTTCAATCCACATTGATCAGTTTGAGCTTGAAGTTCGTGACACAAAACGAGGAGAAGAAGAATTAACTTCTGAAATTCCGAATGTAAGCGAAGATGCAGTTAAAGATTTGGACGAAAACGGTATTATCCGTATTGGTGCAAAAGTAAAAGAACAAGATATTTTGGTAGGTAAAATTACTCCTAAGGGAGAAACAGACCCTACACCAGAAGAAAAACTTCTTCGTGCTATCTTTGGAGACAAAGCAGGTGATGTAAAAGATGCTTCTATGCGTGCTTCTGCTTCGCTTCAAGGTGTTGTAATCAATACACAGCTTTTCTCTCGTCCTAAAAAGGATAAAGATATGCGTGCAAAAGTACGTAAACAGGTGGATGTTTTGAAGAAAGAATATAGTCGTGACCTTGTTGGAATGCGTTCGCAGATGATAAGCAAAATGGCAGATCTTTTAGAAAATAAAACTTCTCAAGGAATTGTTCATAAATACGGTGATGTAGTTTTGGCAAAAGATTCAGGTTTCAATCCACAAAATATTGAGCAAGCATTCTTCCCAAGCAAAAACGCATACCGTGATGAGAGTAACTATAACGTTCCAGAAGAAGTAAACTTTATTGCTGATGTAATCTTGAAAGATTTTACAGAAGATGAAGAAACTAATGAACTTTTGGCAGAACTTGTAAAAAATTATAACCAAAAACGTAATGAAATTACAGCAGAGTTCAAACGTCAGCGTTTTGCGCTAGAAGTTGGAGATGAACTTCCTGCAGGAATTGTTAAACTTGCAAAAGTATATGTTGCTAAGAAACGTAAACTCAAAGTAGGTGATAAGATGGCAGGTCGTCATGGTAATAAAGGAGTTGTGGCTCGTATCGTTCGTGAAGAAGATATGCCTTTCCTTGCTAATGGTGTTCCTGTTGATATTGTCTTGAATCCTCTAGGTGTACCTTCTCGTATGAACTTGGGACAGATTTATGAAACTATCTTGGGACATGCAGGTCTTAAAATGGGTAAAAAATATGCTACACCAATCTTTGACGGAGCAACTGAAGAAGAAGTAGCAGCAGAAATCAAAGAAGCAGGCTTACCCGAATGGTGTAAGATGGAAGTTTTTGATGGACGTACTGGAGAAAAATTTGAGCAAACTGTTACGGTAGGAATTATGTACATGCTTAAACTAGGTCACTTAGTTGATGATAAGATGCATGCTCGTTCTATCGGACCTTACTCACTCATTACGCAACAGCCTTTGGGTGGTAAAGCTCAGTTTGGTGGTCAGCGTTTTGGAGAGATGGAAGTTTGGGCATTAGAGGCATTTGGAGCTTCACACATCTTGAGAGAAATCTTGACAATTAAGTCAGATGATGTTCTTGGACGTGCTAAAGCGTACGAATGTATCGTAAAAGGTGATAACATGCCAGAGCCAAACATCCCAGAGTCTTTCAACGTATTGATTCACGAACTTCGTGGTCTTGCTCTTGAAATTACATTAGACTAA
- a CDS encoding FKBP-type peptidyl-prolyl cis-trans isomerase, whose product MKSSKYIFLLLSISFLFSSCNKDKIEPLIDATVQAEREDQIIQQYLTENNLTAEKTDLGIYYIVLEEGEGTATPNNGASVVVNYVGKVLYGRQFDSSYETNNPLEFTIGASSVVIGFEEAVKQMKLKEKTRFFIPSRYAYGEAGRTTQEGREIIPTLSTLIFDIELEQL is encoded by the coding sequence ATCTTGTAATAAAGATAAAATAGAACCTCTAATAGACGCAACTGTACAGGCAGAGCGAGAAGACCAAATTATTCAGCAATATTTAACTGAAAACAACCTTACAGCCGAAAAAACAGATTTAGGGATTTATTATATTGTCTTGGAAGAAGGAGAAGGCACAGCTACGCCAAATAATGGAGCATCAGTAGTAGTAAATTACGTAGGAAAAGTTCTTTATGGAAGACAGTTTGATAGCTCTTATGAAACCAATAACCCTTTAGAGTTTACTATTGGTGCTAGTTCGGTAGTAATAGGATTTGAAGAGGCAGTCAAGCAAATGAAATTAAAGGAAAAAACACGTTTTTTTATTCCATCTCGCTATGCTTATGGAGAGGCTGGAAGAACAACTCAGGAAGGAAGAGAAATAATTCCAACGCTTTCCACTCTAATTTTTGATATTGAGTTAGAACAACTTTAA